From Nicotiana tabacum cultivar K326 chromosome 22, ASM71507v2, whole genome shotgun sequence, one genomic window encodes:
- the LOC142176005 gene encoding uncharacterized protein LOC142176005 has translation MVGGTMILDRSHPLYLHPSDGPGSMSVGILLTGMENYTLWTRAIKVALLGKNKLCLVDGSTSKADFGPTLAHQWDRCNAIVTSWLMSNVSQHLLTDVLFSANAETVWAQLKEHFDKVNASRLYYLHKEIFTSTQGVSFVSVYFTKLTDLWAEYDLILPPPPAKDYFEQLECQRLLQFLMGLNDNFEQARSQIRMMPNVPSINQAYAMVLQDESRRQISGTNFGTTGHIEPTAMFTAQSGGKQKRNYTLECDFCHMKRHIRDACYKLMKCDCCLKKGHLKENCYKLLGYPPDFKTKRKANSTVFGSDINAPQ, from the coding sequence ATGGTCGGAGGAACAATGATACTCGACCGCAGCCACCCGCTATATCTTCACCCTTCAGATGGGCCAGGATCTATGTCTGTGGGGATTTTGCTAACTGGAATGGAGAACTATACTCTATGGACTCGAGCGATAAAGGTGgccttattaggaaaaaataaattaTGTTTGGTTGACGGATCTACATCTAAAGCAGATTTTGGACCAACTCTTGCTCATCAATGGGATCGTTGTAACGCGATCGTGACTTCGTGGCTTATGAGCAATGTAAGCCAACATCTGTTGACTGATGTTCTTTTCTCTGCCAATGCTGAAACTGTCTGGGCACAACTTAAGGAACACTTTGACAAGGTAAATGCCTCAAGACTCTATTACTTGCACAAGGAAATTTTTACCTCTACACAAGGTGTTTCTTTTGTCTCTGTATATTTTACAAAGTTGACTGACCTTTGGGCGGAGTATGATTTGATACTACCTCCTCCACCAGCAAAGGATTATTTTGAACAACTGGAGTGTCAGCGTTTGTTacagttcctaatgggattaaATGACAACTTTGAACAAGCCCGAAGTCAAATCCGAATGATGCCTAATGTACCATCGATTAATCAAGCTTATGCAATGGTACTTCAAGATGAAAGTAGGCGACAAATTTCTGGAACTAACTTTGGCACCACTGGACATATAGAGCCAACTGCTATGTTTACTGCACAATCAGGGGGAAAGCAGAAAAGGAACTACACTTTAGAATGTGATTTCTGTCATATGAAAAGGCACATAAGAGACGCTTGTTACAAACTAATGAAGTGTGATTGTTGTCTCAAGAAGGGACATTTGAAAGAGAACTGTTACAAATTGTTGGGGTATCCACcagatttcaaaacaaaaagaaaggcCAACTCTACAGTCTTTGGAAGTGACATCAATGCACCCCAATGA